Genomic DNA from Setaria italica strain Yugu1 chromosome V, Setaria_italica_v2.0, whole genome shotgun sequence:
GTGGCTATGATTCTAAGCCATCATTAATGTCTTTCTAAgagtttttcttaaaaaagcTATTCTGCTGCTGGTATATCCTTTCATAAACCAAACTAATCAGTGTAAGGAACATGTATTCCATAGCTGGAAACAAAACCAAGATTCTTACAAAAAGAAAGCAACATTCTACTGGCTAAATTTCACTGGCCACCCCCCATCATATATTCATATGCAGTGCGAATATGCCCTAAATTGTTTCCCCCTTTTTGTTAGCACTCAGATCGGCGGAAAAATACAATTCTTTCGCAGCAATAAGTGTCCCTAATGATTATAATCGTCTCTAGAATTCTCGACTTAAAAAGCACTAGACATTTCTGTTTGAATCTAACAGAAAACGAATTGACAGTCATTTATTATTTTCCACCTGAACAAGTATACTTCACAATGATGAGGTATTGGTACTAGAAATACGACAACAGCATACCTACCCTACATGGTCGATCGAGCTTGGACCCTGGAAGGAGGAAAGTTGCAGGCTATCAGCCTGACAGCTGCCAGCCAACCCACTATTCAATACTGGTCCACATGGCACTTGCCAAGACCACACTTTCTCTCATATCAAAACTCAAAAAGGGATCCtccatgtttttcttttctgtgaGCAGGGGAGATACTCTACGCTTGCAAACATAAGAAATTGCAAAAGCTGGGCAAAGCTAAAAAGCTAGGGCTTGTCCTATCCCACTACCAACCACTTACCTGGGTCTGACGTGTCATGGCCTGGATATGCACACCTTTTGTGTTATTCTAAACCAATCACCTATCCAACCCAACCCTCCCAATTTGGCCTCCCAAGATTTGCTACACCACCCCATGGTGACCTTATCAAGGGACCCCACATGTTGAACATCCAACTAACCTAGCTTTTGCACAGTATTATTCTAAGTCCCCAACACATCACCAATCCCTCCTTTTACTGGGCAATCAAGCATTCAGACCTTCTTAACAATAGCACCAAAATCAGACTTTTCCTACACTTGATAATGGTGGCGGCCAAATCAAATGCTTTGGGTTTTTAATTAGGGTTATCAGAGAGCACTAGGCATATTTAAGGTGTAAATCAGCAAGGAAAAGCATCAGGCATGGAAGATAATGAAATGGAATGGAGGGGAGCCAGGGAGACCTACCGTGCAGGCCACTAACGAAAAGGCAGGGAGCCGAACAAATTCCGGGGCACCCCTGCTCAGTGGAAATGAACGGTGTCTGAATTGACTGCTGCTGCAGTGACAAAACATAGTCGGCAAATCATTACAGAAAATCTCTGCAGGGCAGTGAAAATTCCATAATTCAGTAGATGACTGATGGTAACTTGCAATTCGTGTTTTCCACCACAAAACAAGGCCTTGATTAAAAGGGCATAAGCAAGCCACAAGCCTCAAGATACCCTGAAGTGATTGCTGCCATACAGATGTCCGGTTCAACGACAAAAAGGGAAATGTCCCCCATCCTTTTGAGACATCTGGGATAGATGATGGATCCTGTGACAGGATGTATTTGATTAACAGGTGTTTCATAGACGGTGAAGTGAAAAGGACGGTGAAAGTCATCTCTGACTGACTTACAGGTAGATAGGTATTCAATCAATCGTCTGTCAAGATCAAAATGCTGGCAAAGAAGTTTCTGCAAGAAATACACAAGCACAGTATTAACCATCTTGCGCAAAAAGCGATACCACAAAGTAGGAACACATCAGCAAGACTTGATATAATCGAGGGTTTCATGCTGGGCTTGAGAATGACTCAATAGCTAACTGAAGAATCAGGAGTTCTATCATTGGCGCGTCAATAACTTGATCACATCAGTACTTTGATTGAAGTACAGAGCCAGATAATTAACCCAGACGTTCTATCAAAACTAAAATGAAAGTGTAACTGGAGTGTCAGACTGTATTTCTTCTTGTCTTCTTGCACACAATTCTTTAGGTAGGCCATATTTCATAACTTCACTTTCACCCATTTCTTTTGTGTTTCCTTAAGCCCCACCATCCAAACTAGCTTATCTCCCTGCTACCTTTTCTATTACAGGATCATGGTTATCTGTTATCCGTTAATTAAAATAACAAGCCGCATCAATAATATACTACTACAAAATGGATATGTACTTCAAGAGAATATATGAAAACAATATGTTTAAAGTTATGCATATAGTTGCATAAACAGTAGAGTAGCATTAAGCTCCTTATTGAAGGACATGTTGATCAAAATGACAGAATTCCAGAGCTGTGTAAAATTTTCCGAACCATAAGAACAAGAAGTGACGAGAATAAGTAAATAACCTTGGTAACTTTTGGCACAAATACTTTTGATTCACTTGTGACTTCCGGAAACCGAGCAACTTCAGTCACCTTGTCAAACAATATGTAAGTGGGAAGATGATCTGTTCAATGAAATCCAACAGATGGAAAATGACTAAGAAAGTGCTCAGTGCATAAAGTGAAGAGTTAATGTAGCACATACGACTGGAACGCAAGCACTCTCCAAACGAACAGATAACAGTAAACAACAAAGCTGACAAGTGAACCAAAAAAATTACCCCACATGGATATGCCAAACTTTGCTGCAGCATTTGGAAAATGGCCGAGGTCAATTATTCCAAAAGAGATGTTCTTGTTGGAGTATCTGCATTAATATAATGTCAAATGCAATTACTAGAACATATGAACTGTGCTATATTCAGGACAAAAGGAAGGTATTGAATAATGTATTAAACTAATTTGCAGATACTGACTAGGAAGCATGACAGTAAAATAGTATATTTCTTTCTCAAATACTAAATCGTGTATTTCTTTCTAAAATACTAAATAGTGTATTTCAAGGGCAACTAATGGTTAGTGGCATGTTTTTTCCTCGAACTAGCAATAAAACTGCCCACCCATTTTAATAAGCAATATGTGATCCAATTACATTCAAGAAATGAACAAACAATGACCACATGGCCCCTGGACAAAAGGAAAACACGTCAATAAAGTAAGAACCACAACCCGTGAGGTAAGTCTCAAGCCAACAAATGGTTAGTGGCATGTGACTGCAAGAAAGGATGACGTGGAAGATTTAATGCTTCCAGTTGACTCTCAAACTCTCATCACACAAGGAGATTTTGCTGTAGAATCTCAGTACTACCATACAGCAAAGAATAATGTAAACTCCACAAGGAAATGGACAACCAGAAAATTCAAAGAACACTTACATATTAGAGAGTTCAGGCAGAACACTGCTTGCTTGTATACATGTTGCTGAAAACGAAGTTCGGAATTCAACCTGTTTACATTAAAATAGCAATATTCAGTCATTTACAGAAGACTCTCCACTGCTTATTTGCTGGGGCTGTAAGTGTTTAAGGTGATCAGATATCTATGCTATGGCTgtcaaaagaacaaaaaaatatttttaatcaTAGGTACTAAATTTATATAGCAAACAGTTGTATTTTCAAATTCAGTTGCGCGTGCACATTGACTCAAGGAATTCAACTGATTGCCATCATTCTATATGAAATTCTTCCAAGGATCCTCCTCACTTTATAAGGTGAGAGCGACGCATCTGTACTATTGTAGGTACCTACAAGCTACAAGTCTTGAGCAAAAAACAAAGCAGGAAGAATTTTGCCGATGAACGGAAGTGGTGAGATAGTGATTAATATATGAGAAACATGTAAAAAGGGGTACCAGCCAAAATTGTAACTATAGCTACCTACAGGCTACAAGTCCTGAACAAATAACAAAGCAGGAAGAAATTTGCTGGTGAATGAAAGTGGAGAGATGATAAGTTAATAACATTAGATGAGAAGCATGTAAACAAATTACCAGCCAAAATCGCGATGTTGGCTCTTCAGTTAGCAGACTTTCAAGTTGCAACGGGGTCAAGTGATTTGAATGGCCTAAGGGaaaaagtaaaacaaaaaacaaaatctCAGTTAACAGAAAACACAGCGTATTTGAAATTGGAGTAGAAAATGAAGGATGGAAGCAAATACTTCTGAACTAGGGAAAAAATATGGCAAGCTATTGATTTAACAGATAAAAGAATCTTTTTCGCTTTCATACTGTCATATATATTTCAGAGACTTTTAGATCAAAATAATATCTTAGAATAGATGTGTCATATATTATTACAAAGTTTATCCAACTatcaaaaaaaaactaatactCATAAAAATGTTAAACGAAAATAAATGCTCAAACGTAATTTCAATCATTAGTACACATGCTCGCTCTCTATTCAGCTGCACGTTTTATTTATAGTACCAAGGTTTGTGAATATTCATAATCCCATATTAAACTGAATTTATTTAGAACAATACAGTCTAGGGACTTCACATTAAAAACTGGTCAATCTAGTTGTGAACACATATGCCTTATCAATTGTACCCAAAGTTACAAAGAAGAAAGACACCATCGGCCAAAGTCCAGTCCAACCTCAATCTAGGACAGAGGACAGTGTTTCATTCAGTAAAGAGCCAGTTACCACCATTGTAAGCAATGCATTACTATGGCAGATTAGGTAACCAATTCAGGACTCCGAAATTCTTCCTTGTACTAGAAGTTCTCTGAGAAACTGGTAAATAAAATGCAGATTCAGTGATTGCCCCATGATCACTTTGCAACCTCTTACTGAATCAGATGTAAAACTTATACTGGTATTAAAGCTCATGGCCAGCCATTTAACCAATTGATTCCAGGTGGTTTAAGTCTCATGGAACAAATGAGCAAAATTTTGTTAAAAGAGCAAGTTGCAAATGACCATATCAAGGGTGCATAACAAGGATACAAACACAAATTAAAGTATAACATCCAATATTTACGAATACAGTTTTCAGCCATCAGAGAGTTACTTGATGTGAACACTCTAGTCAAATCCATAATTAATGTAGAATATGAATGTATAAAAAAATACCTAGGCCATCATAAGGTGGTTGTTGAGCTACAGCATATATAACTGcaggagaaaagaaaataagcacAAGTTATGACAAGCTCAAAGTATAAACATTTGAAGGGGGAGAAAAAGTGAAGCAGTTGAAAACTAGATATTAGCAAGAGCATTGCAGACAAGAGGTGTCTCAAATGCTGTCAAGCAATTCTTGTATTTACATGGCATAAACTGGGCGCATAATACTATACAGTTGTAATCTCAGAACCTAACAGCAGAATATTGATAAGCCTAAAGCTGAGGAAATCGGGAAAAGTAAGGAGTGTTAGACAGGCATTATGtgatgtatgtgtgtgtgtgtgttaggCCTGAGCCCAGGCGCCTAGTGCCGGCCGGCCAGGATTGGTTCGAGAGATATGAGATCTTGATTGGTGTTATTTCTATAAACCTCAAGATCTCCTCACtcctatatatatgtacacataTCCCTCTATCAATCTAATCTACTATTCCATGCAATCTTGATTGCTTTTAAGGAGGAGCAATAAGCTAATCTGCATCCAGCACGTCCCATACTAGCTATAAGAAGGCTGTATTATTGCACCTTCTACTTTCTGGTATGCCTAGCTTAAGGGCTCATATAACAAAATCATACACTTCATATTGTGTGGCAGTAATTGACTAACTGCAAAACCAGTCTACCGACAGTGCTGTTGTACAGCAATCGGTTCAGAAGGAAATCCATAGCTTCAATATAAACAGTTTGACATGTGTATTAGATGATTAAGACAGCATACATTCCCCAAAGGAGACATCATAGGCATGAACTTGATAGATCCAGAATTCCAGTTATTCAGGACAAGATTGTAGTGCCTATGGTCTAAAAGATTCAAATTCAGATATGCTGGCTAAGGGTAATAATAGCTACATAGATCAATAAATATCATCTGTGATTCTGTGATAAACTAAACATACCAACAAATCCCAGAAAGTAGCCAAGGGTCAACCAATAGTTGATAACCAAAGTAACTGCCAACAATAAGCCCTACAGCACATGGGGAAAAGAGGGCAAGGAATCAGATAGTGAATTCAGCACCATTAACTGCAGTAATGGACCGGAATACTACAGTAACTGATTTTATTAAAGAAAACAACAAGCAAAGATTTATTTCATATGGGGTCAATGATCAATGGATACGAAACCAGGATCATCCCACTTTTAACACACCTTCGCGTAGAGCAGTGAATCAGCAAGGAATGTTTCCCATGTTTCCTCTTTCACGATCTGCCAAGCATTAACAGTTTAATTAGCAAAACAAGCATGTTCAGGAGCTTATACAGGATTCATCATCTCATATCAAGTAAAAGAATGTGCTCCCCTTTTCTTAGAAAGAAGtacaaaaataagaaaaaactgCCTAGGCAAAATTATTTTCTTAGGAACCAAAGTGCAAGTTCAGCAATGAGCATTCCTATAACATGCAAATAATCCACTTCCACCAACAAAAAAGATAAGGTCCATGCAAGCCTCTTTACATATTTGCAATATGAGGAAGTATCCCACAATGAATAGTACAGCATTGTCTCTCACATCACAACCTGCAATGGTACAACTTTTATTGGCCACGTTTTCTTCAAATTTAGCACACCAAGTTCAGCACCTCAGGTTGCAGGTTAACAGATTTAAATACACAACATGTTGCCCCATTTAACATAATGCATATGAAGACACACATAACGCATTGTAATCCACGTTTGAATCACAGGGCAATTCCATCTCCCCATCTAGTGATCTCCTATGACCATCAAATTCCCATTGAGAACAGGGAAGTTTACACATATCCCCACCAATTTCATCACTAAATCCCAGCGCAGTACTCAGAAAATAAGTTTACACAGAAATCTTAGCTGGCATTAACCATCGCACCTTCACTACGAAGAGGACGAGGAACACGAGCACTGCCTGGATCTCCTGCAAAAACAAGCACACCAACAACGATTCGCATGAGCCAGCACAGCTTAATCAGCAACCAAATGACACGATCCGGATCGAGCACTCGGGGATCTCTGAAGCTTacccggcggaggaggcggtcgtGGAGCTCCCCTCCGTCGTCGGCGGAGAGCGCCGCGCTGCGGGCCGCGAAGTAAGAGAAGAaggcgaggaggtggaggaagtaGTAGGGCTCTGAGATGGCCGAGTCGAGCCACGGGAACGGGTGGttctgccgcgccgccgcgccgctcgccgccggcgccgacgcctccgtcgccgtcgcAACCTCCATTTTTTTCGAGCGAACGGCTTCTCTGACACTCCACGAAACGGGTCTAGGCCTCCGTTTGAAGTTTAAACCCGACAACAAATACGCCTCCGCCGCAAGCTCGCGTATTTCTTTTCTACGCCTTTTGCGTCGGATACCAACTCCACACTCCGACTTGTGGGCcctactaagggggtgtttgggaacaccgtgttaaagtttaacacctgtcacatcggatgtttggatgctacttaggagtattaaacataggctaattataaaactaattgcacagatggagtataatttgcgagatgaatctattaagtctaattagtccatgatttgacaatgtggtgctacagtaaccatttgctaatgatggattaattaggcttaatagattcatctcaccaattagcatagggttctgcaattagttttataattagctcatgtttagaccatttaattagcatccgaacatccgatgtgacactgttaaagtttagcacctcgtatccaaacacccctaagttcTGGGTCCACATGTTGGTAAAACAAGCGCTCTGCTCGCCTTCACACGCTACGCTTTGCTCCATTAAACCCAAGGCGGCAGGGCACTCCGTTCCGCTCGCTCTCCTCTCTCTAGGGTTtctcctcgccaccgccgccgccgctgctcctcctcgtcgccgcgatGAGCGCCGCCAGGCCGGACCACCGGCGCTACCACCCGCCGTTCCTGCGCGACCTCTCCTCCCCCATATCCTCGTCGTTGCGCTTGCCCCCAGCCTCGGTCCGGCGCGAGACACAGgcctccaccccgccgccgcctcccccgctgcTCTCCCTCGACGACCTCTCCCACCTCTCCCCTTCCCCGCAGCCGGCCACGCCTCCTCAGGCGACGATGACCCCctcccccacgccgccgcgtgGCGCGGGCCTCTTCGCATCCCCGCTGCGGTCCAACGGCTCGCCCGCCCCCTCGGCTTGGTGGTCCCCGTCGAGGGAGGAGAAGCCCAGGGAGGGGTCGCCGATGGATGGCGTCATGCAGAACCAGCAGCAGTCCCCAACGATGCCGTCGGGGCAGcagtcgcagcagcagcagaaggttGCGCTGATCACGCTGCCCCCGCCCAGGGAGGTGGCGCGGCCGGAGATGCCCAGGGATTCGGCGCCTGCTGCTGGCCGGGTTGACGAGGAGGAGTGGGTCACCGTTTTTGGGTACGTGGCCTCGCCCCTAGCTAATTCGATGGAATGTATGTGTGAATTGTTGTATAATTTGTTGCATTGGATACTTATAGTTGCATGTTCTGTGTTGGGAATAGATTAGATATTACTTCTTAGGAACTGGTTATGACAAAGTTTATGTGGAATTGGCAATGTTTCTTCTTTAGTTGTAAGAACAAAGATGTCAGCATGAGTGTTTGTTCGAAATTCATTTGTTTTTGAGTTCAAACTCATCATATGTTGCCAGTGTGTTTCCATGTTAATAAAAACTAATAAAGATTGAAATGCAGATTTCTAAGAATTTGTACTATCAGGATGTAGACATTTGACCAAAACAACATAGCTCCAGAGAACATAGTACAGTAGGGCTGCCTACTTAGCAACATTACCTTAGCTGGAAACAAGAGATCAGTTAGAATTAATGCCACTTTGACCATTTAGGTTGGATCTTCATCATTGATGCTTGAACCACACAAGCAGTGTCAAAACATGAGATACTTTCTAGCCAACTATATCAACTAATCAGCAAGTGGCAAAGAGGAATGTTGGAATGTTTGCAGTTGGGATTTGTTAGCCATTCTGGAACATAATATACTAATACCTTCCCTCTAGCGAATTTGGAAATCAATGTGGTCTGATTTACTTTCGGTGATTTTTTAATCAAATTACAGTATAGTAATTTACGTGATTGACAAGCTCAATGGCAATTGATGGACTTTATTACATAGTTTGTGACAGTCGTGATAGCTTCATCTGTTGAAAGCTAACATGTGTCAAGAGGAATTAATATAGTTGTCTTTATGTTCAGTTTTATTCTAAGTCTACTAGTATAGTTGTAAACCAGGATGCCTTAAG
This window encodes:
- the LOC101775824 gene encoding thioredoxin-related transmembrane protein 2, with amino-acid sequence MEVATATEASAPAASGAAARQNHPFPWLDSAISEPYYFLHLLAFFSYFAARSAALSADDGGELHDRLLRREIQAVLVFLVLFVVKIVKEETWETFLADSLLYAKGLLLAVTLVINYWLTLGYFLGFVVIYAVAQQPPYDGLGHSNHLTPLQLESLLTEEPTSRFWLVEFRTSFSATCIQASSVLPELSNIYSNKNISFGIIDLGHFPNAAAKFGISMWDHLPTYILFDKVTEVARFPEVTSESKVFVPKVTKKLLCQHFDLDRRLIEYLST
- the LOC101776226 gene encoding nuclear pore complex protein NUP35, which codes for MSAARPDHRRYHPPFLRDLSSPISSSLRLPPASVRRETQASTPPPPPPLLSLDDLSHLSPSPQPATPPQATMTPSPTPPRGAGLFASPLRSNGSPAPSAWWSPSREEKPREGSPMDGVMQNQQQSPTMPSGQQSQQQQKVALITLPPPREVARPEMPRDSAPAAGRVDEEEWVTVFGFSPGDTNLVLREFEKCGIVLRHVPGPRDANWMHILYQSRHDAQKALVKHGQQLNSVLIIGVKPVDARQQQYLNESMNENYQGSATVPFLSPPVAPSGFATRNALAPLPSNSMPNGSCNESSRGASGAIASPSKSILSKVMDLMFGL